One Paucibacter aquatile genomic window, AGGCTTGTGAGCGTGTGGTGATGCAAAAGCTTCCGCCGGATGCAGGTGGATTGATTGCAGTCTCTGCCCGAGGCGAGGTATGTCTGCCATTCAACTCCGAGGGAATGTATCGGGGTTATGCGCGGGTGGCTGCTGGCGAGCCCGTGGTGGCGGTCTATCGCTCAGAGTAGTTGTGCTGAGGCATCGGCACGCAGGCTGATTTGCTCCTTTGCGCACTTAATGACTGCTTGTCTGAGATTCGACAAAGACATGAAAAAAGCGGCCCGTGGCCGCTTCTTATTGTTGATGGTCGGGCTGGATGGCCCAGCCCTTTGCATCAGTGCTTCTTGCTTTGGCGGCGGGTGTAAACCACGCCGAACACAGCCAAGCTGACCAGTGCCAGTGAACCAGGCTCCGGCACGGCACGTGCGGTTGCGCGGATCAGGGCCTGGCCCGAGCCGCTCGGGTTCGGGTTGTAGACGGAGAAGGTGTAGTTCGTTGTGCCAGTCAGGCCGGCAGCCCAGGTGCCATTCAGACCTGCCAGGTAAACGTCCACTTGGTTCTTGAACGATGTACCGGTCTCGTTCACGTCCAGGCCGCTGTTGGTGTAGGCGGCGCTGTAGTATTTCTTGTCGGAGCTCTTGCCGGCGCCGTCGCCCAGGATTTCCCAGATGGCGAACTGGAAGGCGGCCGATTTGGTTGATGAAGTCAGGCTGTCAGAGTAGGCGTGCTCGAACAGGTTGGTCAAGTCGGCCAGGACGCGGCTGGTCGTCGTGGTCGAGTCGTCGTACATGCCCTTGATGCCTGTCGCCTGGTAGTTGGCGCCCGCAAAGATCGAGGCGTAGCCCATGGTTGCGCCGCCGGGCGTGGCCTGGTAGCCATTGACGAAGTTGTTCAGCGACACCTTGTCATAAGTGTCCGGCGAGAGGTAGTTGTTCAGCGGGTCCAGGCAGTAAACCCAGAAGCTGTTGGCGCCCAGTGCATTGCT contains:
- a CDS encoding PEP-CTERM sorting domain-containing protein produces the protein MTKATGSGSSLIETHSLVFGNTSARDTGLGAWKVNEGTSNALGANSFWVYCLDPLNNYLSPDTYDKVSLNNFVNGYQATPGGATMGYASIFAGANYQATGIKGMYDDSTTTTSRVLADLTNLFEHAYSDSLTSSTKSAAFQFAIWEILGDGAGKSSDKKYYSAAYTNSGLDVNETGTSFKNQVDVYLAGLNGTWAAGLTGTTNYTFSVYNPNPSGSGQALIRATARAVPEPGSLALVSLAVFGVVYTRRQSKKH